Within Thermodesulfovibrionia bacterium, the genomic segment ATAAGCGGGCTCTTCATCCACGGCAGGACAAAGAAGCAGGGTTACAGCGGGAGTGTTGACTATGAGGTGATAAGAGAAGTTAAAGAGGCGCTGGATATTCCGGTCATCGGAAGCGGTGATGTCTTTTCTCCTGAGCTTGTAAAGAAGATGTTTGACGAGACCGGCTGCGACGGAGTTGTGATCGCAAGGGGCGCGCTCGGTAACCCGTGGATATTCAGGGAGGCTGAGGCATTCCTGAAAGACGGCTCAATATTGCAGCGTCCTGATATTGATGAGATAACCGATGCCATATCAAGGCACATGGAGATGCTGATCCATCTCTATGGCGAGAGTAGAGGTGTAATGGTATTCAGAAAGTTCTTTGCCTGGTATCTCAAAGGCCTGCGGAATATTAAACCTCTAAGAGAGAGGGGATTTAAAGCGGTCACACGAGAAGACATTGTGGTGCTGATTGAGGAACTTAAAAGTTCTGAAAGAACAACTCATGCCCTTGAGATGCCTGATTGATATTTAGTTATTATGGAGTTATGACTTGTTGTGCTGCCGGTGTCTTATAAAAGATATGAGGAAGGCTGTCAATAATAGTATGAAAATTATTGTTAAAAGCGGCCCAAAATATAACAAGCTCCAGCTCATGCCTACAAGCGGCAGAAGGCTCCAGCGAACCATTGCACGCAGTGTTGCATGCTTTGCTATGAAGTCGGCGATCGGCGGGGAGTATTTATAATAAGTCTGTACAAATGAATTGCCGATCTCATTTGTTATCAAAAACCTATCGCGGAAGTTACGGAGTATCTTCACATGTGGTTCCATAAGAGATCCGTAAGCAGCAGTAGCTATAAAGCATCCGCTCTTGTTATCAGCATTTGAAACTACTGAACCTGAGGATGAATTCTCACCAAGCCCTGACGGGTCTGAAATTATACCGTTTGCAATACCATCATCATCTCCACGGCCGCCGTCGATAAAATGGAGCGTGACGGTGCTGCCGTTTATCTCAGCGCCTGTCTGCCCGTCATACATGAACTCATGCCATCCATCAACCGGGCTATATTTATACCAGACATAACCGGCAGGAGCAGGTTCAGGCAGGTTGATAGTCACTGTAGCTGGGTCACCATGGTTAGGAACTGCTACTTCTATATCAAATAAACCGAATATGAGATTATCCGGTTTGCCTGCTGTATCCTCAATGGTATTTGGGTCAATATTGCGGAATGTCCTGAGGTCGTTGTCACAATTTACTATGTTTGTTATTTCTGAATTTACCGTCGTTATTAGAGTTGAACCGGTACCGGAAGTTGCATTTGTAATGGAATCTACTAACTGAAAGGTTCCGTCAGAAATCTGAAATCCGTCAGAATCTATGGTGGCTTCAAACGGCACAATTGATATCGTACCTATAGCTGTTAGTACAGTGTCAGAGATCAGGTAATTTGGATCAGTTAAGGAACCTCCGTTGCTTAAGATAACATCCTCACCTTCTAAACCAACAATAGAAATGCCTCCGATTATTGTTATCTCTCCAGTGGTGGCAATTATATCGTTGCCGCCACTTATAGGTGTGGCGATTATTTCATCACCGGGTGTACCAATTATGTCATCGTTGAAAATGTCTAAAAGACATATGGAGAAAAGTGTAATATTTGAATTAGAACTATTGGAATTAGAACGAAAAGTTATAATAATACTTGAATCAGTACATGCAGAACCAAGAGAAGTAATAAGTCCATTATTTGTAGTTATTAAAAAGTCGCCTGTTCCATGAACCGTAAAATTCTGAATAGTAATGTGTGAATTTGAGTCATTAGCAAGGTTAGTAGTGTCTAAGTTTATTACTGTGTCGTTTATGCCGGTGTTAAGTATTGTTGAATCATTACCTGCGCCATTTATCGTAAGTGCATAATTTTCAGTAGTTGGGATATAAGAAAGTGTCTCAGAAAAGTTGTAGTTTCCTGCAGCAATGTTAATAGTATCGTTCTGAAGGTTGTTAGCGGCAAGGTCAAGGGCGCTCTGAAGATCGCAGTCGAGGTCGGAGCAGTTAAAGTCTGAGGCAGGGGTGACGCTTATAACTGCCGCATGTGAAAGATGAAGTGGAAGAAGCAGTAATAATGCTGTCAGAAAAATTATCTTCTTTTTCATTATCTCTAAATGTGGTTGGATATCTTAGAGCTTAAAATTATTATCAAGCCTGCAAGATCAGATGTATAGGAACATATTAGTGGATGGCTATATTTTTGTCAATCTTTATTTTACAGATGTAAAAATGTCGTTACAGAAGCTCTACTCCGAACTTCCTGAGGCAATCAGCCAGGGCGGCAAGCGGCAGGCCGATCACGTTAAGGTAATCACCCTCTATCTTCTTCACAAGGAGCGCCCCAAGTCCCTGAATGGCGTATGCGCCTGCCTTATCAAGAGGTTCTCCTGTTTCAATATAGCAGTCTATCTCATTTGCAGTGAGCTTTTTGAATGTTACTTTTGTCTCGACCGACCTTGATACCTTTTTGCCTGTAGCGGTATCGATGATCGTAAAGCCGGTGATAACAGAGTGGGTTTTATTGTTGAGCATCGCCAGCATCCTCTTTGATTCTGTTTTTGTGTGAGGTTTTCCGAGGATTTTACTTTTATAAAGAATGAATGTATCAGCAGCGATGATAAGCGCGTCTCTATGTCTCACGGCAACTGATTTTGCTTTTTCGTGGGAAAGAAACTTTGCAAGCTGGTGTGGCTTTAATTTCAGGGAGAGGTCTTCTTCATAATCACCGGCATCAATCCTGAATTTGAGCCCGGCGTTCTTGAGTATCTCTTTTCTTCTCGGGGATTTTGACGCGAGTATTATCTGCTTCATTATTGCGATGGCCTTGATTGAAAATAATTATTTAAAGGAGAGATTGCAGTTCTTCCAGCGACTTTGTCAGGCTGTCGGAGTTTTTTAGAATTCTTTCGTCAAATTTCTTGATGTGTCTATAGTAAATAGAAACATCCTGCTCACTGTTTCTGTATGTTTCTCTGCCTCGGATCTGCTCGTTGATGGAATCTACCGCATGTGTGGTGTGGCGGAGTTTTGTGAGGGTCTCTACTTTTATCACTACGTTAGGAATATTGACCTTTATCATATCTTTGATGTTCGCCTGAAGGGGGATTAAAGTATGTATGATATTGTTTTCTTCAAAGATGGTGTCCAGTTCCTCTATAAGGAGTTCCTTATTTGCTTGAAGCGTTGCCAGATTATGTGATAATTCTTCTTTCACAGCAGATAATATCTTTCTTTCTCCCTGCCTGGCCAATCTTCGGATATTAAATGTATCCCAGAGCATTGCCAGTACAAGGCCTGATGTTATCCCTGCAATAAAACCTTTTAACCATTCTGTCATGTTAACTTTCTCCAGGACAAGAAAAGGAAGAATTAATAAGTATGTATGATATGTTCTTTCTTACCGTATTAACAGTAATCTACTATTTTTACTATCACATGTCAATAAGTTTCGCTAATTATTGTAGCGTTATGGTTGCCATTTATCATATATCTGTATATCATATATAAAACATTTTCTATTTATGAAGTACTTTGCCCCCATAAACCTTTTAGTGATCTTCTCTCTTTTAATACTTAGCTGTGTTACGCCTAACAGTAATTATTCATCTGAGATCAATGAGAGCCTGAAAACTTCGGAACTTTCCAAATCTGTCGTAAATCTTCCTGGTGATAATGAAGTGGAGTCCCCCATGTTTTCAACGCCGGAAATCCGTGCCGACATTACTTCGGAAACCATCACACCTGCTTTAACAGAAAATATTGCATCTCCTTTGGCTGAGGTAGAAGAGGAGAGCGGGCAAAACCTGCTTGATACTGCGCTTGATTTCTGCAATGCATCTCAGGAGTCATGGGCAGACGGCAACTTTGAGGAGGCAATAGAGGCTTTGGATCAGGCATATAACATGGTGCTGAGTGTCGATACTGAGAACAACCCCACGCTTATCCAGCAGAAAGAAGACCTCAGGTTCTTGATCTCAAAGAGGATACTTGAGATATATGCATCACGATACACCGCAGTCAATGGCGAACATGAGGCCATTCCTCTGATCTTGAACAAGCATGTTCAGCGAGAGATCGAACTTTTTCAGGGGTATGAGCGGAACTTTTTCATTGAATCATATAAGCGCTCGGGAAGGTATCGTGAGAAGATCGTTAAGGCATTAAATGAAGCCGGCATGCCGGAAGAGCTTTCATGGCTGCCGCTAATTGAGAGCGGGTTTAAGGTGAGAGCGCTTTCAAGTGCCAGAGCTCTTGGACTGTGGCAGTTCATTCCTTCAACCGGCTATAAGTTCGGGCTGAAAAGGGATAACTGGATAGACGAGAGGATGGACCCTGAAAAATCAACTGCCGCTGCCATAGCTTACATGACCGAACTTCATAATATATTCGGCGACTGGACTACAGTTCTGGCAGCTTACAATTGCGGAGAGGGCAGGGTGCTCCGGCTGATCCGTGACCAGAGCATAAATTACCTTGATAATTTCTGGGATCTTTATGAGAAGCTTCCCAATGAGACAGCTAGATATGTTCCGAGGTTTCTTGCCACGCTTCATATATTAAAGAATCCTGAAAAATTTGGTTTTACACTTGAGGAGCTGGATGAGCCTGCTGTGTATGAGACGGTGACTGTTGAGAAGATATTGCAGCTTAAGACGTTAGCTTCTGTATTAGATGTGCCATATGAAAAACTTGCTGATCTGAATCCGGAACTCCGTAATCAGGCTACTCCTTCCAAGCCATATCCATTAAGAGTTCCGCCCGGAATGGAGAATATATTACTCTCTAAACTTGATAATATACCGATATGGTATCCTCCTGAGAAGGTCTATGTATATCATAAGGTAAAAAAGGGCGAGACATTATCATTGATAGCGTCTAAATACAGCACAAGTGTGCAGAATATCGCCAGGACTAATAATTTAAAAGGGAAGAAGCTCAAGGTAGGGCAGAAGCTTAAGATTCCCAGTGGAAGCGAAATAATAGCCGGTAACCCTGTAACCGCTGTATCTGTTGAGATTCCCTCGGACGGGATTTATCGCGTTAAAAAGGGAGATTCGTTATGGAAGATAGCCAGTAAATTCAATACGGATACTAATACCCTTAAGCGTATAAATAATATGAGCACAACGCAACTTGAAGTTGGCCAGGTAATTAAGGTGACGGGGTCACTTACTGAGGTTGCATCTGATGGTAAGTATCGCGTTAAAAAAGGCGATTCATTATCGTTGATAGCTAAGAAATTTAATACGGATACAAAGGCGCTTCAGCGTATCAATAATCTGCAAAGCACAAGCCTGAAAGTAGGACAGGTTCTTAAGATTGGTAAATAAGTATCACGCATCCTTAGTCGGCCTTTCTATAAAAGAGTGACCTTCTTTATTTTTTTTCATATTAAATCTGATACTATTCAGCTAAAATTATCTCAATGAAGAACAGTTTATTTACGATAATATTTGCCACAGTATTAATTCTCTTATTTGCATCTCCCATTCTCACATCAAATGCTGAACTGGCTAACTCTGTACCCGTTGCCGGAATGCTTCCTCCAGGTGAAAGTTATTCAGAGCTCAGGAAGGCACTGGCTGTATACCATTCGATAGCTGAAAAGGGCGGATGGCCTGAATTGCCTCAGGGACTTCTGCTTGCTAAAGGCAAAATTGACAAACGTGTTATTGTTCTTAGGAAAAGGCTTCTTATATCAGGCGATCTTGAGCCTGATAACGCTAATGGTAACGTATTGTTTGATCTGGCTCTTGAAGAAGCAGTCATAAGGTTTCAAAAGAGGCATGGCCTTAATGCAGATGGACGTGTAGGCAAAAATACGCGGAATGCTTTAAATGTCTCAGTCCAGTCACGTGTGCGGCAGATTGAGCTTAATCTGGAGCGCTTGCTTTTAAACAGGAACACCTCTTTGAATCGTTATGTAATGGTTAATATCGCTGATTTCAGGCTTGATGTAATTGAAAAAAACAGGAGTGTTATGTCTATGAAGGTTATTGTTGGAAAACCTTCCTGGAAGACTCCAGTTCTTGATGAAAAAATGACCCATATTGTTTTTAACCCTTCATGGAACATACCGG encodes:
- a CDS encoding Maf family protein, translated to MKQIILASKSPRRKEILKNAGLKFRIDAGDYEEDLSLKLKPHQLAKFLSHEKAKSVAVRHRDALIIAADTFILYKSKILGKPHTKTESKRMLAMLNNKTHSVITGFTIIDTATGKKVSRSVETKVTFKKLTANEIDCYIETGEPLDKAGAYAIQGLGALLVKKIEGDYLNVIGLPLAALADCLRKFGVELL
- a CDS encoding CFI-box-CTERM domain-containing protein, giving the protein MKKKIIFLTALLLLLPLHLSHAAVISVTPASDFNCSDLDCDLQSALDLAANNLQNDTINIAAGNYNFSETLSYIPTTENYALTINGAGNDSTILNTGINDTVINLDTTNLANDSNSHITIQNFTVHGTGDFLITTNNGLITSLGSACTDSSIIITFRSNSNSSNSNITLFSICLLDIFNDDIIGTPGDEIIATPISGGNDIIATTGEITIIGGISIVGLEGEDVILSNGGSLTDPNYLISDTVLTAIGTISIVPFEATIDSDGFQISDGTFQLVDSITNATSGTGSTLITTVNSEITNIVNCDNDLRTFRNIDPNTIEDTAGKPDNLIFGLFDIEVAVPNHGDPATVTINLPEPAPAGYVWYKYSPVDGWHEFMYDGQTGAEINGSTVTLHFIDGGRGDDDGIANGIISDPSGLGENSSSGSVVSNADNKSGCFIATAAYGSLMEPHVKILRNFRDRFLITNEIGNSFVQTYYKYSPPIADFIAKHATLRAMVRWSLLPLVGMSWSLLYFGPLLTIIFILLLTAFLISFIRHRQHNKS
- the dusB gene encoding tRNA dihydrouridine synthase DusB, coding for MLKIGNLELSSNLILAPLSGISDMPFRMINRSFGCQFAFTEMISAHAIVQKSKKTESMLVTIPEDRPLGVQLLVSEPDYIEKAIEIINKHEFPLLDINSACPAGKVTRSGKGASMMKDPQGLRELLKIAVRNSRVPVTVKIRAGWDKDLVNARDVALHAQDAGISGLFIHGRTKKQGYSGSVDYEVIREVKEALDIPVIGSGDVFSPELVKKMFDETGCDGVVIARGALGNPWIFREAEAFLKDGSILQRPDIDEITDAISRHMEMLIHLYGESRGVMVFRKFFAWYLKGLRNIKPLRERGFKAVTREDIVVLIEELKSSERTTHALEMPD
- a CDS encoding L,D-transpeptidase family protein; the encoded protein is MKNSLFTIIFATVLILLFASPILTSNAELANSVPVAGMLPPGESYSELRKALAVYHSIAEKGGWPELPQGLLLAKGKIDKRVIVLRKRLLISGDLEPDNANGNVLFDLALEEAVIRFQKRHGLNADGRVGKNTRNALNVSVQSRVRQIELNLERLLLNRNTSLNRYVMVNIADFRLDVIEKNRSVMSMKVIVGKPSWKTPVLDEKMTHIVFNPSWNIPASIAIKEVLQKIRSEKDYLTTQNIIVLDGFGDDAQEIASDSIDWSKVSDDNFHYNLRQKPGPLNPLGRVKFVFRNRFNIYMHDTPFKEHFRNDTRGFSHGCIRLERPIELVEYLLKDDPEWPAEKIQEAISKGKERYVKLAESVDVNIIYLTAWVDQEGQIQFRNDIYDRDMKLDKNLKTQ
- a CDS encoding LysM peptidoglycan-binding domain-containing protein, which produces MKYFAPINLLVIFSLLILSCVTPNSNYSSEINESLKTSELSKSVVNLPGDNEVESPMFSTPEIRADITSETITPALTENIASPLAEVEEESGQNLLDTALDFCNASQESWADGNFEEAIEALDQAYNMVLSVDTENNPTLIQQKEDLRFLISKRILEIYASRYTAVNGEHEAIPLILNKHVQREIELFQGYERNFFIESYKRSGRYREKIVKALNEAGMPEELSWLPLIESGFKVRALSSARALGLWQFIPSTGYKFGLKRDNWIDERMDPEKSTAAAIAYMTELHNIFGDWTTVLAAYNCGEGRVLRLIRDQSINYLDNFWDLYEKLPNETARYVPRFLATLHILKNPEKFGFTLEELDEPAVYETVTVEKILQLKTLASVLDVPYEKLADLNPELRNQATPSKPYPLRVPPGMENILLSKLDNIPIWYPPEKVYVYHKVKKGETLSLIASKYSTSVQNIARTNNLKGKKLKVGQKLKIPSGSEIIAGNPVTAVSVEIPSDGIYRVKKGDSLWKIASKFNTDTNTLKRINNMSTTQLEVGQVIKVTGSLTEVASDGKYRVKKGDSLSLIAKKFNTDTKALQRINNLQSTSLKVGQVLKIGK